Proteins encoded within one genomic window of Bacillus thuringiensis:
- the dxr gene encoding 1-deoxy-D-xylulose-5-phosphate reductoisomerase gives MKNISLLGASGSIGTQTLDVLRSHPDQFRLVAFSVGKNIDYAVKVIQEFSPQIVSVQREEDVLKLQAVSGNTKIVYGSEGLLEVALHPDAEIVVNAVVGSVGLLPTLRAIEAKKTIGIANKETLVTAGHLVMEAARKHNVSLLPVDSEHSAIFQCLNGENEKRISRLIITASGGSFRDKTRDELHHVTVEDALRHPNWSMGSKITIDSATMMNKGLEVIEAHWLFGIPYEQIDVVLHKESIIHSMVEFEDRSVMAQLGSPDMRVPIQYALTYPDRLPLSDTKQLNLWEMGTLHFEKMNQERFRCLRFAYEAGKTGGSMPAVMNAANEVAVEAFLQKRIGFLTVEDLIEKAMNHHNVIARPSLEEILEIDATTRRFVMEQI, from the coding sequence ATGAAAAACATTAGTTTATTAGGTGCAAGCGGATCAATTGGTACACAAACTTTAGATGTATTACGCTCGCACCCAGACCAATTCCGTCTCGTTGCTTTTTCTGTAGGGAAAAATATTGACTACGCAGTAAAGGTCATTCAAGAATTTTCTCCGCAAATTGTCTCTGTGCAAAGAGAGGAAGATGTTTTAAAATTACAAGCTGTCTCTGGTAATACCAAAATTGTATATGGTAGTGAAGGACTTTTAGAAGTAGCATTACATCCAGATGCGGAGATAGTAGTAAATGCTGTTGTAGGTAGCGTAGGGTTGTTACCAACACTTCGTGCAATTGAGGCGAAAAAAACAATTGGAATTGCAAACAAAGAAACGTTAGTAACTGCAGGGCATCTTGTAATGGAAGCAGCGCGAAAACATAATGTTTCGTTACTTCCAGTAGACAGTGAACATTCAGCTATTTTTCAATGCTTGAATGGTGAAAATGAAAAAAGAATTTCTCGACTAATTATAACGGCTTCTGGTGGAAGTTTCCGTGATAAAACGAGAGATGAATTGCATCATGTGACCGTAGAAGATGCGCTTCGACATCCAAACTGGTCAATGGGTTCGAAAATTACAATTGATTCTGCTACAATGATGAATAAGGGGCTAGAAGTAATTGAAGCACATTGGCTTTTTGGCATCCCTTATGAGCAAATCGATGTTGTTTTACATAAAGAAAGTATTATTCATTCTATGGTTGAATTTGAAGATCGTAGTGTGATGGCACAGCTTGGCTCACCTGATATGCGAGTACCAATTCAATACGCTCTTACATATCCTGATCGATTACCTCTTTCAGACACAAAGCAGTTAAATTTATGGGAAATGGGTACATTGCATTTTGAGAAAATGAACCAAGAACGTTTCCGTTGCTTGCGCTTTGCGTATGAAGCTGGAAAAACAGGTGGAAGTATGCCAGCTGTAATGAATGCAGCGAATGAAGTAGCTGTTGAAGCTTTTTTACAAAAGAGAATTGGTTTCTTAACAGTGGAAGACCTCATTGAAAAAGCAATGAACCATCACAATGTCATTGCACGTCCGAGCTTAGAGGAAATTCTGGAAATTGATGCAACCACAAGACGGTTTGTGATGGAACAAATTTAG